The following proteins come from a genomic window of Nycticebus coucang isolate mNycCou1 chromosome 11, mNycCou1.pri, whole genome shotgun sequence:
- the MTURN gene encoding maturin isoform X2, translating to MDFQQLADVAEKWCSNTPFELIATEETERRMDFYADPGVSFYVLCPDNGCGDNFLAQDYISSCGKKTLHEVLEKVFKSFRPLLGLPDADDDAFEEYSADVEEEEPEADHPQMGVSQQ from the exons ATGGATTTCCAGCAGCTGGCCGACGTTGCGGAGAAATGGTGCTCCAACACGCCCTTCGAGCTCATCGCCACCGAGGAGACTGAGCGCAGGATGGATTTCTACGCCGACCCTGGTGTCTCCTTCTACGTGCTGTGTCCGGACAACGGCTGCGGCGACAATTTT CTCGCACAGGATTACATCTCCTCCTGCGGCAAGAAGACTCTCCACGAAGTCCTGGAAAAAGTCTTCAAGTCTTTCAGACCT TTGCTGGGGCTTCCGGATGCAGATGATGATGCATTTGAAGAATACAGTGCAGATGTGGAAGAGGAGGAGCCAGAGGCGGACCACCCCCAGATGGGGGTCAGTCAGCAGTAA
- the MTURN gene encoding maturin isoform X1: MDFQQLADVAEKWCSNTPFELIATEETERRMDFYADPGVSFYVLCPDNGCGDNFHVWSESEDCLPFLQLAQDYISSCGKKTLHEVLEKVFKSFRPLLGLPDADDDAFEEYSADVEEEEPEADHPQMGVSQQ; this comes from the exons ATGGATTTCCAGCAGCTGGCCGACGTTGCGGAGAAATGGTGCTCCAACACGCCCTTCGAGCTCATCGCCACCGAGGAGACTGAGCGCAGGATGGATTTCTACGCCGACCCTGGTGTCTCCTTCTACGTGCTGTGTCCGGACAACGGCTGCGGCGACAATTTT CACGTGTGGAGTGAGAGTGAGGACTGCCTGCCTTTCTTGCAGCTCGCACAGGATTACATCTCCTCCTGCGGCAAGAAGACTCTCCACGAAGTCCTGGAAAAAGTCTTCAAGTCTTTCAGACCT TTGCTGGGGCTTCCGGATGCAGATGATGATGCATTTGAAGAATACAGTGCAGATGTGGAAGAGGAGGAGCCAGAGGCGGACCACCCCCAGATGGGGGTCAGTCAGCAGTAA